The Persephonella sp. IF05-L8 genome contains a region encoding:
- the moaCB gene encoding bifunctional molybdenum cofactor biosynthesis protein MoaC/MoaB, translating into MGFKPVDVSGKFETIRTAKAEGKIYLSPKSVEMIKEGRVPKGDVLLASQMAGLLGAKRTPDILPFCHNIMIDHVVVDTQLQEDGVYVTAEVKCVGRTGVEMEALTAVSAALLNVYDMLKAFDKNMVISDIKLISKKGGKSDWAEDLSGLKCAVITLSDTCYQGEAEDRSGKTAIDIIENEFGGQVVHYKILPDDKDMIVNELKELTDKVDIIFTTGGTGFSKRDVTPEATKEVIRKEMIGFSEAMRIVGIKFTPKSLLSRGVCGILGDATLVINLPGSTGGVKDNIRLVAPLLKHAIRMAKGEKKH; encoded by the coding sequence ATGGGATTTAAACCAGTTGATGTATCAGGAAAGTTTGAAACAATCAGGACAGCAAAGGCAGAAGGCAAGATATATTTGTCCCCTAAGTCCGTAGAAATGATAAAAGAAGGCAGAGTTCCAAAAGGAGATGTTTTGCTTGCTTCCCAGATGGCAGGTTTGCTGGGAGCAAAAAGAACCCCTGATATACTTCCATTTTGCCATAACATAATGATTGACCATGTTGTTGTGGATACACAGCTTCAGGAAGACGGAGTTTATGTAACAGCCGAGGTTAAATGTGTAGGCAGAACAGGAGTTGAGATGGAGGCTTTAACAGCTGTTTCTGCAGCACTACTTAATGTTTATGATATGCTTAAAGCTTTTGATAAAAATATGGTTATATCAGATATAAAACTTATTTCCAAAAAAGGTGGTAAATCAGACTGGGCTGAGGATTTATCAGGGCTTAAATGTGCTGTGATTACCCTCAGTGATACATGCTATCAGGGAGAAGCCGAAGATAGAAGTGGAAAAACAGCTATTGATATTATTGAAAATGAGTTCGGCGGTCAGGTTGTTCATTATAAGATACTTCCTGATGATAAGGATATGATTGTTAATGAACTAAAAGAGCTTACAGATAAAGTGGATATTATATTTACAACTGGTGGAACAGGATTTAGCAAAAGGGATGTTACCCCAGAAGCTACTAAAGAAGTAATTAGAAAAGAGATGATAGGATTTTCTGAAGCTATGAGGATTGTTGGAATTAAATTTACTCCAAAATCTCTACTTTCAAGAGGCGTCTGTGGAATTTTAGGGGATGCAACCCTTGTTATAAATCTCCCTGGTTCAACAGGTGGAGTTAAGGATAATATCAGACTTGTTGCACCACTATTAAAACATGCAATAAGAATGGCCAAAGGTGAGAAAAAACACTGA
- a CDS encoding DUF4416 family protein: protein MRKNTEAYLGFALMWKEERYLLPAEEILKKEFADFKIQSEPFKPPFSKYYHKEMGSSLFKKFVITELIIDKSEIVKVKKLTMDIEDKHRIDGNRTVNIDPFYIDKEQLVVSTSKYRGNRIYMGDGVFVELELFYHHGSFQPFIWTYVDYKEHIPFFNIVRKQL from the coding sequence GTGAGAAAAAACACTGAGGCTTATCTTGGTTTTGCACTTATGTGGAAGGAGGAGAGATACCTCCTTCCTGCTGAAGAAATATTAAAAAAGGAATTTGCAGATTTTAAAATTCAATCAGAGCCTTTTAAACCTCCATTTTCAAAGTATTACCATAAAGAGATGGGCAGTTCCTTATTCAAAAAATTTGTTATAACTGAGTTAATTATTGATAAATCAGAGATAGTTAAGGTCAAAAAACTAACTATGGATATTGAGGATAAACATAGAATAGATGGAAACAGAACAGTTAATATAGACCCGTTTTATATTGATAAAGAGCAGCTTGTTGTTTCTACTTCAAAATACAGAGGAAATAGAATTTATATGGGAGATGGTGTTTTTGTAGAATTAGAGCTGTTTTACCACCATGGCTCATTCCAGCCTTTTATATGGACTTATGTAGATTATAAAGAGCATATTCCCTTTTTTAATATTGTTAGAAAACAGTTGTGA
- a CDS encoding MnmC family methyltransferase: MDSKIKTADGTETFINQEFNEAYHSTKAGAYTESLLKFVLPCRIDQLAKNQNQIDILDIGFGLGYNVAVAIEVATKNNPDIFLKIISVEKDKDIFSKIKQLELPSNLQNIYSQILSGQFKDDTYTAKGKNFELTILFGEARQVIKTIDHKFDAVFYDAFSPKVNTEMWTVELFKKVKDLMKEDAILATYSASLAVRKGLIEAEFKIGLIEPVGRKSFSTVATINGDIPPLTEKEENRLKISPYAVPYHDNQDLTLSREEIKSNWEKEVQRRLKVK, translated from the coding sequence ATGGACAGCAAAATAAAAACTGCTGACGGAACAGAAACATTTATAAACCAAGAGTTTAACGAAGCATATCACAGCACAAAGGCAGGAGCTTATACAGAAAGCCTTCTTAAATTTGTTCTTCCCTGCAGAATAGACCAGCTTGCAAAAAACCAAAATCAGATAGACATTCTGGATATAGGCTTTGGCTTAGGCTACAACGTTGCTGTTGCCATAGAAGTTGCCACAAAAAACAATCCTGACATTTTCCTTAAAATTATATCAGTTGAGAAAGACAAAGATATTTTCAGCAAAATAAAACAACTTGAGCTCCCTTCTAATCTGCAAAATATATATTCTCAGATACTATCAGGACAATTTAAGGATGATACATATACAGCGAAAGGAAAAAATTTTGAACTGACCATTTTATTTGGAGAAGCACGGCAGGTAATAAAAACAATAGACCACAAATTTGATGCAGTTTTTTATGATGCATTTTCTCCAAAAGTAAATACAGAAATGTGGACTGTTGAACTTTTTAAAAAGGTTAAAGACCTTATGAAAGAAGATGCTATTCTGGCTACTTACAGTGCTTCGCTTGCAGTAAGAAAGGGATTAATAGAAGCAGAGTTCAAAATTGGACTAATTGAGCCTGTTGGAAGAAAAAGTTTTTCAACTGTTGCCACTATAAACGGAGATATTCCCCCTTTAACAGAAAAAGAAGAAAACAGGCTTAAAATATCTCCTTATGCAGTGCCTTACCATGATAATCAGGATTTAACCCTAAGTAGAGAAGAGATAAAATCAAACTGGGAAAAAGAAGTTCAGAGAAGACTCAAAGTTAAATAA
- a CDS encoding fumarylacetoacetate hydrolase family protein: protein MKGVIFENEIICPSKIICVGRNYTKHIEELGNKNPEEIVFFIKPNSSISTQLIKPDKKCRYEGEISFIFRKGQVAGVGFGIDLTLVEEQNRLKSKGLPWEKAKAFDNSVVFSKFVRIEPQHINSLKMELWINGQLRQSGSVADMIYKPENIIKEMKKYFSVYDGDILMCGTPSGVGEFEKGDIFTGKIFIDNKPIIEAQWTAK from the coding sequence ATGAAAGGGGTAATATTTGAAAATGAGATTATATGCCCTTCAAAAATTATCTGTGTAGGTAGAAACTATACAAAGCATATTGAGGAACTTGGAAATAAAAATCCAGAGGAAATAGTATTTTTTATAAAACCTAACTCCTCTATCTCAACTCAGCTTATAAAACCAGACAAAAAATGCAGATATGAAGGAGAAATCTCTTTTATTTTCAGAAAGGGTCAGGTAGCAGGTGTAGGATTTGGAATAGACCTTACACTTGTTGAGGAGCAAAACCGACTAAAAAGCAAAGGACTACCATGGGAAAAGGCAAAGGCATTTGATAACTCTGTTGTTTTTTCCAAGTTTGTCAGAATAGAGCCTCAGCATATAAATAGTTTAAAAATGGAGCTGTGGATTAATGGACAGCTAAGGCAATCGGGTAGTGTGGCTGATATGATTTATAAACCTGAGAATATTATTAAGGAAATGAAAAAATATTTTAGCGTTTATGATGGAGATATTCTTATGTGCGGTACTCCTTCAGGGGTTGGAGAATTTGAAAAAGGGGATATTTTTACAGGAAAGATATTTATAGACAACAAACCGATAATAGAGGCACAATGGACAGCAAAATAA
- a CDS encoding menaquinone biosynthesis protein, which yields MSLKIGWIDYLNTLPFNFELTGVKADFDYQLIKGVPSQINQYLRKGSIDVGFVSSAEYIENFKDYYILPDLSISSLNKVHSVLVLSEKPVNQITEIALTTASKTSRYLTRIVFEKFLNKKVFYTDLKDINKIDTALLIGDEAIAYRDKYPYSIDLSGEWYRHTKLPFVFALWCVRKESFQRKKSEILKLSSVLKISKEKFFEDMEKYLKKSKIDFDTDFAKFYLKNLDFCLSSQHFESLQLFSNYLLEMGLIEEKPDFEVIK from the coding sequence TTGAGCTTAAAAATAGGCTGGATAGATTATCTTAATACACTGCCCTTTAACTTTGAACTTACAGGGGTAAAGGCAGATTTTGATTATCAGCTTATAAAGGGAGTTCCTTCACAGATTAATCAGTATTTACGGAAAGGAAGTATAGATGTTGGCTTCGTATCTTCTGCAGAATATATAGAAAACTTTAAGGATTACTACATACTCCCTGACCTTTCCATAAGCTCATTAAATAAAGTTCATTCTGTTCTCGTTTTATCTGAAAAACCTGTTAACCAGATAACAGAAATAGCCCTGACCACTGCTTCCAAAACCTCCAGGTATCTAACCAGAATTGTGTTTGAAAAATTTCTTAACAAAAAAGTTTTTTATACAGACCTTAAAGATATAAACAAGATAGATACAGCTTTACTAATCGGAGATGAAGCTATTGCATACAGGGATAAATATCCTTACAGCATAGACCTGTCTGGAGAGTGGTATAGACACACAAAACTGCCTTTTGTTTTTGCCCTCTGGTGTGTGAGAAAAGAGAGTTTTCAGAGGAAAAAATCAGAAATACTTAAACTTTCATCAGTTTTAAAAATTTCCAAAGAAAAGTTTTTTGAGGATATGGAAAAATATCTCAAAAAATCAAAAATTGATTTTGATACAGATTTTGCAAAATTTTATCTAAAAAATCTGGATTTTTGCCTGTCTTCTCAACATTTTGAAAGCCTTCAGCTTTTTTCAAACTATCTGCTGGAAATGGGTTTAATCGAAGAAAAACCAGATTTTGAGGTTATAAAATGA
- a CDS encoding sulfite exporter TauE/SafE family protein, producing MEIYLPVADVTVNIFVIIALGIVVGFFSGLLGIGGGIILNPALIKLGIPPIVTVGTSVAQMVGATVSGFLAHLKLKNIDIKLGIVMILSGFVGGGFGVFLAKILEEAGYFRTFVLSFYAFYLAFTGITMFIDVLKKKRGEKKKSAVVRFLGNLPFKYQFEFGTFSILIPIFIGLISGFLAAVMGVGGGFVVIPALIYLAGLPVHRAVGMSLFQMIFITSFLTYFHGTVNYGVDIVLALILMAGSSFGAVFGSAVGQKINKNITKFIMASLVSAVSIMSFYQLFFEKEKKKEAFHTVHNTISDFAHNHPEIYSLSVIVVSLIAGTIISMLTHRLKVLIEIYIEKLQHRKQEG from the coding sequence TTGGAAATATATCTTCCGGTTGCAGATGTTACAGTTAATATTTTTGTAATTATTGCTCTGGGTATTGTAGTTGGATTTTTCTCAGGTCTCCTTGGAATTGGTGGAGGAATTATACTAAATCCTGCTTTAATCAAACTTGGTATCCCTCCTATCGTAACTGTAGGAACCTCAGTTGCTCAGATGGTAGGTGCAACCGTTTCAGGATTTTTAGCCCATTTAAAGCTAAAAAACATTGATATAAAACTTGGCATAGTTATGATACTTTCAGGTTTTGTTGGTGGTGGATTTGGAGTATTTCTGGCAAAAATACTTGAAGAAGCAGGATATTTCAGGACATTTGTTCTGTCTTTTTATGCTTTTTATCTGGCATTTACCGGAATAACAATGTTTATAGATGTTTTAAAAAAGAAAAGAGGAGAAAAGAAAAAAAGTGCAGTTGTTAGATTTCTTGGAAATCTACCTTTTAAATACCAGTTTGAATTTGGAACATTTTCTATTCTGATACCTATTTTCATAGGTTTAATCTCTGGATTTCTTGCCGCTGTTATGGGTGTGGGTGGTGGATTTGTTGTAATACCAGCTTTGATATATCTTGCAGGTTTACCTGTTCATAGGGCTGTTGGAATGAGCCTTTTCCAGATGATTTTTATAACTTCGTTTCTCACATATTTCCATGGGACTGTGAATTATGGGGTTGATATTGTTCTTGCATTAATTCTTATGGCTGGCTCCTCTTTCGGTGCTGTTTTTGGTTCAGCCGTAGGACAAAAAATTAACAAAAATATAACCAAATTTATTATGGCTTCTCTGGTATCTGCTGTTTCAATAATGAGTTTTTATCAACTGTTTTTTGAAAAGGAAAAGAAAAAAGAAGCCTTCCATACTGTTCATAATACTATTTCAGACTTCGCCCATAATCATCCAGAGATTTACTCTCTGTCTGTGATAGTTGTAAGTTTAATTGCTGGAACTATAATTAGTATGTTAACCCATAGACTAAAAGTTTTAATTGAGATTTATATTGAAAAACTTCAACACAGGAAACAGGAAGGTTGA
- a CDS encoding glycosyltransferase family 39 protein, with amino-acid sequence MSQEKLDSLLNNRWFVALFLFFTVFIYFWNIWLNDIWIPNEAFYAEAAREMLEKKDFLDIYYNYEPRLNKPPMTYWLVAISYLIFGINEFATRFPIVLTALGSNILVYLIGKELFDRKVGIVAAAVMAFSFQFVINSRYASPEVPLTFFFTLTLYFFIVGYRRRRFFYILLSYIALGLTILTKGYPYLIVIGAIVIFYLLFENGFRLREFFKDLKFLHLEIGIPIAIVIGFSWYVYAYMKFGQDFVEVTLRETIHRALTKKSKGFSDLFFYFIAILWGFLPYSIMVYYSTFKAIKDKVKGLLFPLVWLLTMLVIFTIAKGKIPVYIIQAHGAMSIMVAYYLVRYSPKSKIDKVFYSVSLLIPVAIAVIVIAGMVYIFKLDYMYYIAAIFPILYLVRYREIRLLPFISMLVLFYVFVVSVLPVVEKFRPYDKIGIAINDNVPEKNIPLYVENRFWHNLPFYARRKVYRDIPTKKIIKLSTEKPLLALIKPETYKKINGAVILWEGYLYKKGSESRFAILLKYVFKALHGDFSGFEKRYLIYKRWVR; translated from the coding sequence ATGTCACAGGAAAAGTTAGATAGTTTGTTAAACAATAGATGGTTTGTAGCCTTATTTTTGTTTTTTACAGTTTTTATTTATTTCTGGAATATCTGGCTCAATGATATATGGATACCCAATGAAGCTTTTTATGCAGAAGCTGCACGGGAAATGTTGGAAAAAAAGGACTTTCTTGATATTTATTACAACTATGAGCCCCGTTTGAATAAACCCCCTATGACCTACTGGTTAGTGGCTATTTCTTATTTAATTTTTGGAATAAACGAGTTCGCAACAAGATTTCCTATTGTTCTGACAGCTTTAGGTTCAAATATTTTGGTTTATCTAATAGGTAAAGAGCTGTTTGATAGAAAAGTCGGTATTGTTGCTGCTGCTGTAATGGCTTTTAGCTTTCAGTTTGTTATAAATTCCAGATATGCTTCTCCAGAAGTGCCACTTACATTTTTTTTCACATTAACCCTTTATTTTTTTATTGTTGGGTATAGAAGAAGAAGATTTTTTTATATTTTACTTTCCTACATTGCTTTAGGGTTAACTATTTTGACTAAAGGATATCCTTATCTGATTGTAATCGGTGCTATAGTTATTTTTTATTTACTTTTTGAAAATGGTTTCAGATTAAGAGAATTCTTCAAAGATTTAAAGTTTCTCCATCTTGAGATAGGGATACCTATTGCTATTGTTATTGGTTTTAGCTGGTATGTTTATGCCTATATGAAATTTGGACAGGACTTTGTTGAGGTTACCTTACGGGAAACTATTCACAGAGCTTTAACAAAAAAATCCAAAGGATTTTCTGATTTGTTCTTCTATTTTATTGCTATTTTATGGGGATTTCTACCCTATTCTATTATGGTTTACTACAGTACCTTTAAGGCTATAAAAGATAAGGTTAAAGGGTTGCTATTTCCTCTGGTATGGCTTTTAACAATGCTGGTTATATTCACTATAGCAAAGGGAAAAATCCCTGTTTATATTATTCAGGCACACGGGGCAATGTCCATTATGGTTGCTTATTATCTGGTTAGATATTCACCTAAAAGTAAGATTGATAAAGTCTTTTACAGTGTATCTTTATTAATTCCCGTTGCTATTGCAGTTATTGTGATAGCAGGTATGGTTTACATATTTAAACTTGATTATATGTATTACATTGCAGCTATTTTCCCTATTCTTTATCTGGTCAGGTATAGAGAAATTAGGCTTCTTCCTTTTATATCTATGCTTGTATTGTTTTATGTGTTTGTTGTTTCTGTTTTACCTGTTGTGGAAAAATTCAGACCTTATGACAAAATTGGGATTGCGATAAATGATAATGTGCCTGAGAAAAATATTCCTTTATACGTAGAAAATCGTTTTTGGCATAATCTTCCTTTTTATGCCAGAAGAAAAGTCTATAGAGATATTCCAACAAAAAAAATTATAAAACTCTCTACAGAAAAACCACTGCTGGCACTAATTAAACCCGAAACCTACAAAAAAATAAATGGGGCTGTAATTTTATGGGAAGGTTATCTATACAAAAAAGGAAGTGAATCCAGATTTGCAATTTTATTAAAATATGTATTTAAAGCTTTACATGGAGATTTTTCAGGATTTGAAAAAAGATATCTAATATACAAGAGGTGGGTGAGATGA
- a CDS encoding aminotransferase class IV, giving the protein MNELLTLNGKEIQIEHFNRTLMYGEGVFETFRYNEGLPKFIKKHYQRLVRGAKTLGISPITEEDYIYYIEETVKQAEGNDLYVKTILVSEGNSEFSVLPVSSKLLTIVRPFRPRQKEKISLTIAPFKVHSSDPLLKIKSTNYMRNVLGKRYARENGFDDVVFLNENDEITETSSANIFWIKGRFLYTPSVDCGILPGITREVVIEEAKKDGWTVVEGRFYLDDLKKADYIFVTNALNGIIRVGKFNFI; this is encoded by the coding sequence ATGAATGAACTTTTAACACTTAACGGTAAAGAAATTCAGATTGAGCATTTTAACAGAACTCTGATGTATGGGGAAGGTGTTTTTGAGACCTTTAGATATAATGAAGGTCTACCAAAATTTATAAAAAAGCATTACCAGAGGCTTGTTAGAGGCGCTAAAACCCTTGGAATTTCTCCTATAACAGAGGAGGATTACATCTACTATATTGAGGAAACTGTCAAACAGGCAGAAGGAAATGATTTATATGTAAAAACCATTCTGGTATCTGAAGGGAATTCTGAGTTTTCAGTATTACCAGTATCCAGTAAACTTCTAACTATTGTAAGACCATTTAGACCTCGGCAAAAAGAAAAAATATCTTTAACTATTGCACCATTTAAGGTTCATAGCTCAGACCCGTTATTAAAAATAAAATCCACCAATTATATGAGAAATGTTTTAGGTAAAAGATACGCAAGGGAAAATGGATTTGATGATGTTGTTTTCCTAAATGAAAACGATGAGATTACAGAAACATCCTCAGCAAATATATTCTGGATAAAGGGTAGATTTTTATACACACCTTCTGTTGATTGTGGCATTTTACCCGGTATCACAAGGGAAGTTGTAATAGAAGAAGCCAAAAAAGATGGCTGGACGGTGGTTGAAGGAAGATTTTATCTTGATGACCTGAAAAAAGCAGATTATATATTCGTCACAAATGCCCTAAATGGTATAATTAGAGTGGGAAAATTTAATTTTATTTAG
- a CDS encoding aspartate kinase produces the protein MPLIVQKYGGTSVGSIERIKNVANKVKKAVDAGNKVVVVSSAMSGETDRLLGLTRELSSRPDPREQDMVVSTGEQVAIGLLAIALKELGIDAISLTGWQVPIITDDAHTKARIRKIDTNRIHAELDKGKVVIVAGFQGIDEYGDITTLGRGGSDTTAVALAAALNADVCEIYTDVTGVFTADPRIVENARKIPVISYEEMMEMASLGSKVMQIRSVEFAAKYGVKIHVKSSFIDEDGTWIVEENEEMERVAVRGISHELKESKITVVKVPDKPGIAAKLFKALGDNNIVVDMIVQNVSHEGYTDISFTVNKTDADFAEEIAKEVAQEVGAAGVERNDKIAKISVVGLGMKTHAGTAGKMFEVLYREGINIYAISTSEIKISCLIDEKYAELAVRALHEAFIENQETIVID, from the coding sequence TTGCCCTTAATAGTCCAGAAATACGGAGGAACATCAGTAGGTAGTATAGAAAGAATTAAAAATGTTGCAAACAAGGTAAAAAAAGCAGTAGATGCAGGTAATAAAGTTGTTGTCGTTTCCTCTGCAATGTCAGGGGAAACAGACAGACTACTTGGCCTTACCAGAGAACTTTCCTCCAGACCAGACCCACGGGAACAGGATATGGTTGTTTCCACAGGGGAACAGGTTGCCATTGGTCTTCTTGCAATAGCATTAAAGGAGCTTGGGATAGATGCTATAAGCCTGACAGGATGGCAGGTGCCCATTATCACTGATGATGCCCACACAAAAGCAAGAATTCGGAAAATAGATACAAACAGAATACATGCAGAACTGGATAAAGGAAAAGTTGTTATTGTTGCAGGTTTTCAGGGAATTGATGAATATGGAGATATTACAACTCTTGGTAGAGGCGGTTCAGATACGACTGCCGTTGCACTGGCTGCAGCTTTAAATGCAGATGTATGTGAGATATACACAGATGTTACAGGGGTTTTCACAGCAGACCCAAGGATTGTTGAAAATGCAAGGAAAATTCCTGTGATTTCTTATGAAGAAATGATGGAAATGGCCTCATTAGGCTCAAAAGTTATGCAAATCAGGTCTGTAGAATTTGCAGCCAAATACGGCGTTAAAATACATGTAAAATCCTCATTTATTGATGAGGATGGAACATGGATAGTGGAGGAAAATGAAGAGATGGAAAGGGTAGCTGTTAGAGGCATAAGCCACGAATTAAAAGAGTCCAAAATAACGGTTGTTAAAGTTCCAGATAAACCAGGAATTGCAGCAAAACTGTTCAAGGCACTGGGAGATAACAACATAGTTGTTGATATGATTGTCCAGAATGTATCCCACGAAGGATATACAGATATATCATTTACCGTTAATAAAACAGATGCTGACTTTGCAGAAGAAATTGCAAAAGAAGTGGCACAGGAAGTTGGAGCTGCAGGTGTAGAGAGAAATGACAAAATAGCAAAAATCTCAGTAGTCGGTCTGGGAATGAAAACCCATGCAGGAACTGCAGGAAAAATGTTTGAGGTTCTATACAGAGAAGGAATAAACATCTATGCCATTTCAACATCAGAAATCAAAATATCCTGTCTGATAGATGAAAAATATGCAGAACTTGCAGTAAGAGCATTACATGAAGCATTTATAGAAAATCAGGAAACAATTGTTATTGATTAG
- the accC gene encoding acetyl-CoA carboxylase biotin carboxylase subunit has protein sequence MRKKKIKKVLVANRGEVATRIIRACKELGIRTVAIYSEADHNGIWVKKADEAYMIPGDPMKAYLNFYKIVDLARQTRCDAIHPGYGFLSENADFARYCQKRNIIFIGPKPEHIELFGDKIKSKIAMREVGVPVLLGTDEPITDLEEAKKVAREIGFPVIIKAAYGGGGRGMRIVEKEEDFEDLFKSATSEAEKFFGKGDVFIEKYVKNPRHIEIQIMADKYGNVIHLGERDCSIQRRHQKVVEIAPSPRLSEEVRRELYRVAVKSMFKLGYESVGTLEFLVDEDDNFYFIEMNTRLQVEHTVTETITGVDLVQRMIRIAEGEKLPFLQEDIKFRGYAIEFRINAEDPNKNFAPSPGRITSYYSPGGPGVRIDAAVYKDYIIPPYYDSMIAKLTVWALTWEQTVNRAKRALDEFQVRGVPTNLPLLRQIVRDKDFMAGKFDTGYIDKKLPKFKLKPEEGDPEDLATVIAAAIAAYHRL, from the coding sequence ATGAGGAAGAAAAAAATTAAAAAAGTTTTGGTTGCAAATAGAGGAGAGGTTGCAACCCGTATAATCAGAGCATGTAAAGAGCTTGGAATAAGAACAGTCGCTATTTATTCTGAAGCTGACCATAATGGTATCTGGGTTAAGAAGGCAGATGAAGCCTACATGATACCTGGCGACCCGATGAAAGCCTATCTAAACTTTTATAAAATAGTTGACCTTGCAAGACAAACCAGATGTGATGCTATACATCCCGGTTATGGATTTCTGTCTGAAAACGCAGATTTTGCAAGATACTGCCAAAAGAGAAATATCATTTTTATTGGTCCCAAACCAGAACATATAGAATTATTCGGAGACAAAATAAAATCAAAAATCGCAATGCGTGAAGTCGGCGTTCCAGTCCTGCTAGGAACAGATGAACCCATAACAGACCTTGAAGAAGCCAAAAAGGTTGCCAGAGAGATAGGATTTCCAGTTATTATCAAAGCTGCTTACGGTGGTGGCGGTAGAGGTATGAGAATAGTTGAAAAAGAAGAAGATTTTGAGGATTTATTCAAATCAGCCACCAGTGAGGCAGAAAAGTTTTTTGGAAAAGGTGATGTTTTCATAGAAAAATATGTAAAAAATCCAAGACATATAGAAATTCAAATAATGGCAGATAAGTATGGAAATGTTATTCATCTTGGAGAAAGGGATTGTTCTATACAAAGAAGACACCAGAAAGTTGTAGAGATAGCACCATCTCCCCGTCTCAGCGAAGAAGTAAGAAGGGAATTATACAGAGTTGCTGTTAAATCAATGTTCAAACTTGGGTATGAAAGTGTTGGAACTTTAGAATTTCTGGTTGATGAAGATGATAACTTTTACTTTATTGAGATGAATACAAGACTACAGGTTGAACACACAGTTACAGAAACCATAACAGGTGTTGACCTTGTACAGAGAATGATAAGAATTGCAGAAGGAGAAAAATTACCATTCCTACAAGAAGATATTAAGTTTAGAGGATATGCAATAGAATTCAGGATAAATGCTGAAGACCCTAACAAAAATTTTGCTCCATCCCCAGGAAGAATTACCTCTTATTACTCCCCTGGAGGTCCCGGAGTTAGAATTGATGCAGCAGTTTATAAAGATTACATAATCCCTCCATATTATGATTCTATGATTGCCAAGCTCACAGTCTGGGCTCTTACATGGGAACAAACTGTAAATAGAGCAAAAAGGGCATTGGATGAATTTCAGGTAAGAGGAGTTCCAACAAATCTGCCCCTACTCAGACAAATTGTAAGGGATAAAGACTTTATGGCAGGCAAATTTGATACAGGATATATAGATAAAAAACTGCCTAAATTTAAACTAAAACCTGAAGAAGGCGACCCAGAAGACCTTGCCACCGTTATAGCAGCGGCAATTGCTGCATACCATAGACTATAA